Proteins co-encoded in one Spirosoma endbachense genomic window:
- a CDS encoding O-antigen ligase family protein, with product MAQSIFSLSNRSSNQFWLYSLAGGLYTVGAGYLISKLGGAGAVLAILAPLLLGLLILVFLEPRFGLFLYLQLCFIVGFARFVHVSVPAGLLVDGVLALTLLSLFLNGQRMEWSRLRSPAFFFVAIWFLYTVIELFNPEAPYRPAWFFHVRAFSLHWFLVACMVLVAPITRKDVRIFVNSWLIWSFLAALWSFKQQYIGLSPDELAWLYSGNNAKTHLLFGQLRAFSFYSDAAQFGAEMAGATLVALIRVFEEKKVHYKAAYALLTLIFFWGYAVSGTRSALFVLLAGFPFYLLLKRDFMKLLIGFAFAVPLFLLLMYTSVGSSNYQVQRMRSALTPMNDPSFILRLQNQAKLRTYLQDLPFGAGIGTSTDMGARFSPWHWAAQIPPDSWYVELWIETGRVGVTLYILMLTGLAGLGVYQVWRLKDPWMIKVMYGFLAEFFGIAVMGYSNPVLGQFPTNSVVFISTILIATSYRWDRKPETSDSDIDQPLPAPLHYEAI from the coding sequence ATGGCACAATCCATTTTTTCACTGAGCAATCGATCATCGAACCAATTTTGGTTGTATAGCCTCGCTGGGGGGCTTTACACGGTTGGGGCTGGTTATCTGATCAGTAAGCTTGGTGGGGCAGGGGCTGTGCTGGCTATTCTGGCTCCCCTATTATTGGGGCTGCTGATCCTGGTGTTTCTGGAACCTCGTTTTGGCTTGTTTCTATACCTTCAGCTTTGTTTTATTGTTGGTTTTGCGCGTTTCGTGCATGTTTCCGTTCCGGCTGGCCTGCTGGTAGATGGGGTACTGGCACTGACCTTGCTAAGCCTGTTTCTGAATGGACAGCGTATGGAGTGGAGTCGGTTACGAAGTCCGGCTTTTTTCTTTGTAGCCATCTGGTTTCTGTATACCGTCATTGAATTGTTTAACCCGGAAGCCCCGTATCGTCCAGCCTGGTTTTTTCACGTGCGGGCTTTTTCGCTACACTGGTTTCTGGTGGCCTGTATGGTTCTGGTAGCCCCCATCACCCGGAAAGATGTCCGTATTTTTGTAAATTCCTGGTTGATCTGGTCGTTTCTGGCTGCGCTCTGGTCCTTCAAACAGCAATACATTGGCCTGTCGCCCGATGAACTGGCGTGGTTGTATTCCGGGAATAATGCTAAAACGCACCTGCTTTTCGGTCAGCTTCGCGCTTTTTCATTTTACTCCGATGCCGCTCAATTCGGGGCCGAAATGGCCGGAGCTACGCTGGTGGCACTCATTCGCGTTTTTGAAGAGAAAAAAGTGCACTATAAAGCAGCTTACGCCCTGTTAACGCTGATTTTCTTCTGGGGCTATGCCGTTTCGGGAACACGTAGCGCACTGTTTGTACTACTCGCCGGATTTCCGTTTTATCTGCTTTTGAAACGGGATTTTATGAAGTTACTCATTGGCTTTGCCTTTGCCGTACCCCTGTTTTTGCTCTTGATGTATACCAGTGTCGGCAGTTCCAACTATCAGGTTCAGCGAATGCGCTCAGCACTGACACCGATGAACGATCCTTCGTTTATACTGCGACTGCAAAATCAGGCAAAGCTGCGTACATACCTGCAGGATCTGCCATTTGGAGCTGGTATTGGTACTTCCACCGATATGGGTGCCCGGTTTTCGCCCTGGCACTGGGCCGCGCAAATTCCCCCGGACAGCTGGTACGTCGAACTCTGGATCGAGACCGGGCGGGTTGGGGTAACACTCTATATCCTGATGCTGACTGGGCTGGCTGGCCTTGGGGTATATCAGGTGTGGCGGCTCAAAGATCCGTGGATGATTAAAGTGATGTACGGTTTTCTGGCCGAATTTTTCGGCATCGCCGTAATGGGCTACTCCAATCCGGTGCTGGGCCAGTTTCCAACCAATAGTGTCGTCTTTATCAGTACCATTCTGATTGCCACCAGTTACCGGTGGGACAGGAAACCGGAAACCTCAGATTCAGACATAGATCAACCTTTACCCGCACCCCTCCATTATGAAGCAATTTGA
- a CDS encoding glycosyltransferase family 2 protein, producing MELLLLICIGLVLYTYLGYGVVVWVLIKLRPKRQPVADSPDFTPDVTLIVPAYNELDCLPAKVANSLGQIYPREHIRFLFVTEGSTDNSDAYLRTTYGNAVEILGGSERRGKVAAMNRAMQQIQTPIVIFTDANTQLNLDAVKNIVRHFHDPKVGAVAGEKRIQTADSESAAGSGEGLYWKYESQLKKWDAELHTIVGAAGELFAVRTELYEPVSPDTILDDFMISLLIAERGYRVAYEPEAYALERPSFSIIDEQKRKIRIAAGGFQSMVWLKNLLNPFRHGLLTFEYVSHRVMRWAVTPICLPLILLLNIGLVIRDGWASGWGVLLAAQVLFYGAAWLGYILEKRQLRWKIVFVPFYFTFMNVCALAGLARYLRGNQSGTWEKVRRANAVDALI from the coding sequence ATGGAACTACTGCTACTGATTTGTATCGGACTTGTACTCTACACCTATCTGGGTTATGGCGTAGTGGTTTGGGTGCTCATTAAGTTGCGGCCTAAACGTCAGCCCGTGGCTGATTCGCCGGATTTTACACCAGATGTTACGCTCATCGTGCCCGCCTATAACGAACTCGACTGCCTGCCCGCCAAGGTAGCGAACTCGCTAGGCCAGATATACCCCCGTGAACACATTCGTTTTCTATTTGTGACCGAAGGGTCAACGGACAATTCAGATGCCTACCTGCGCACTACGTATGGCAATGCCGTCGAGATTCTGGGCGGTAGCGAACGGCGCGGTAAAGTGGCGGCAATGAATCGGGCGATGCAGCAGATTCAAACGCCGATCGTCATTTTCACGGATGCCAATACGCAGCTAAATCTTGATGCCGTCAAAAATATAGTGCGCCACTTCCATGATCCTAAAGTTGGAGCCGTTGCCGGAGAAAAGCGGATTCAGACCGCCGACAGCGAATCGGCGGCAGGTTCGGGGGAGGGGCTTTACTGGAAGTATGAGTCTCAACTGAAAAAATGGGATGCCGAGCTGCATACGATCGTTGGGGCTGCGGGTGAGTTGTTTGCTGTTCGTACCGAGTTGTATGAACCGGTTTCGCCGGATACGATTCTGGATGATTTTATGATTTCGCTTCTGATTGCTGAACGGGGCTATCGGGTCGCCTATGAGCCAGAGGCTTATGCGCTCGAACGGCCTTCGTTTTCCATCATCGATGAGCAAAAGCGGAAAATCAGAATTGCGGCCGGTGGCTTCCAGTCGATGGTCTGGTTGAAAAACCTGCTGAACCCGTTCCGTCATGGACTGCTCACATTCGAATACGTTTCGCACCGGGTGATGCGCTGGGCCGTTACCCCCATATGCCTGCCACTGATTTTATTGCTCAACATCGGATTGGTCATTCGTGATGGCTGGGCATCGGGCTGGGGCGTGTTGCTGGCGGCACAAGTTCTGTTCTATGGGGCTGCCTGGCTGGGGTATATCCTTGAAAAACGTCAACTGCGTTGGAAAATCGTTTTTGTGCCGTTCTACTTCACCTTTATGAATGTATGTGCACTGGCCGGTCTGGCCCGCTATTTGCGTGGTAACCAATCAGGAACGTGGGAGAAAGTTCGTCGGGCCAACGCAGTGGACGCGCTTATTTAA
- a CDS encoding glycosyltransferase family 2 protein, with protein MAEGERIDSSPLISLITINYNQAVVTCDMLESTRQLTYPNFEIIVVDNGSLENPAERIRQGNFPNVTVIVSPDNLGFSGGNNLGLQHAKGDFYFFLNNDTIVTPNLLETLLEPFRRDSTIGVTCPKIRYFDQPNVIQYAGYHPLNSYTGRTWAIGLMEPDKGQHDQSGPTYFAHGAAMMVSQLVLKRAGSLDDSYFLYYEELDWSARIRRAGFQIYYQAEALIYHRESMSVGKMNPMKVYYHTRNRLWFMRRNVTGFPLLIFCLYYFGLAIPKALIQYLIRWQPAYLKAIKDAIIWNLKHTNKQARSASPPIAVTA; from the coding sequence ATGGCAGAAGGAGAACGTATAGATTCGTCCCCCCTTATTTCGCTGATTACCATCAACTACAATCAGGCGGTGGTGACCTGTGACATGCTGGAGTCTACCCGACAGCTGACATATCCGAATTTTGAAATTATCGTCGTCGACAATGGTTCTCTGGAAAACCCGGCTGAGCGAATTCGGCAGGGCAATTTTCCGAATGTGACGGTAATCGTTAGTCCGGATAATCTGGGCTTTTCGGGCGGCAATAACCTGGGACTCCAGCATGCGAAAGGCGACTTTTACTTTTTCCTGAATAACGATACCATCGTTACGCCTAATCTGTTGGAGACCTTGCTGGAGCCGTTTCGCCGGGATTCAACCATTGGCGTTACCTGTCCCAAGATTCGCTATTTCGATCAGCCGAACGTTATCCAGTATGCTGGGTATCATCCGCTGAATTCCTACACGGGCCGCACCTGGGCAATTGGCCTAATGGAACCCGATAAGGGCCAGCATGATCAATCGGGCCCAACTTATTTCGCGCATGGTGCTGCTATGATGGTTAGTCAGCTCGTACTGAAACGGGCTGGTTCACTGGATGATAGTTATTTTCTTTACTACGAAGAACTTGACTGGTCGGCACGGATTCGGCGGGCGGGCTTTCAGATTTATTACCAGGCTGAAGCCCTGATTTATCACCGCGAATCGATGAGCGTGGGAAAAATGAATCCGATGAAAGTGTACTACCACACACGAAACCGGTTGTGGTTCATGCGTCGTAATGTGACGGGATTTCCCTTACTGATTTTTTGCCTGTATTACTTCGGCCTGGCCATTCCGAAGGCGCTCATCCAATACCTGATTCGCTGGCAACCGGCTTACCTCAAGGCCATTAAAGACGCCATTATCTGGAACCTGAAACACACAAACAAGCAAGCCAGGTCAGCATCGCCACCCATAGCGGTGACGGCCTGA
- a CDS encoding sugar transferase, translated as MQEVKENVKPFRVLYVEKDDRLVQSFQQAFQSQIDVISVPDGRTALAHVDGREPVDLVLYNDDLDSISFLNGLVARHTTSQLPVVLLTDRTNIDLTVDPFHGHVIDAFPHDYSEDALRIRLSYLIQKKAYGQSGYVNPKSSSIRIPLGKRLFDIGVSLFILTLISPILLVVAILVKLDSKGPVFYSSKRVGTGFRIFDMYKFRTMKTGADQLLAGMASQNMYNAPAAEKPADERCEECQLAGTECQRPLFMDQKQICETLYQREQKAKAMFSKFKEDPRVTRLGKVLRNTSIDELPQLFNILRGDMSFVGNRPLPLYEAEKLTTIGYARRFAAPAGLTGLWQVTKRGKSKVSDLERIQLDVLYAKRYSFRTDMLILLKTLKAVWQKENV; from the coding sequence ATGCAGGAAGTAAAAGAAAACGTCAAGCCGTTCCGGGTGCTTTATGTGGAAAAAGATGACCGACTGGTTCAGTCGTTTCAGCAGGCATTCCAATCCCAAATTGACGTCATTAGCGTACCCGATGGGCGGACGGCGTTGGCACACGTAGACGGGCGCGAACCTGTCGATCTTGTGCTATACAATGATGATCTGGATAGCATCAGTTTTCTGAATGGATTGGTTGCCAGGCATACAACCAGTCAGCTGCCAGTGGTACTATTAACGGATCGAACGAATATTGATCTGACTGTAGACCCTTTTCATGGGCATGTCATCGATGCATTTCCGCATGATTATTCGGAGGATGCACTGCGTATTCGACTGTCGTACCTGATCCAGAAGAAAGCATACGGACAAAGTGGTTACGTCAATCCAAAGTCGTCGTCGATTCGTATTCCACTTGGAAAGCGACTCTTCGACATTGGTGTTTCACTGTTTATCCTGACGCTGATATCACCTATTTTACTGGTGGTAGCCATACTGGTTAAACTTGACTCCAAGGGTCCGGTTTTCTATAGCTCTAAACGGGTCGGAACAGGATTCAGGATTTTTGATATGTACAAATTTCGAACGATGAAGACCGGTGCCGATCAACTTCTGGCCGGAATGGCATCACAGAACATGTACAATGCACCAGCCGCCGAAAAGCCAGCCGACGAGCGGTGTGAAGAGTGCCAGTTGGCCGGTACGGAGTGCCAGCGGCCTCTGTTTATGGATCAGAAACAAATCTGCGAAACACTGTATCAGCGCGAACAGAAGGCAAAAGCAATGTTCTCGAAGTTTAAAGAAGATCCACGCGTAACCCGTCTGGGTAAGGTACTTCGAAACACCAGTATCGACGAACTCCCACAGTTATTCAATATTTTGCGGGGCGACATGTCTTTTGTCGGCAATCGGCCCCTGCCACTCTACGAGGCCGAAAAACTCACCACCATTGGCTACGCCCGCCGTTTTGCGGCTCCGGCTGGCTTAACGGGGCTCTGGCAGGTTACGAAGCGTGGCAAATCAAAGGTATCGGATCTGGAGCGGATTCAGCTCGATGTACTTTATGCCAAGCGCTATTCATTCCGGACCGATATGCTTATTCTTCTGAAAACGCTCAAGGCAGTATGGCAGAAGGAGAACGTATAG
- a CDS encoding response regulator, translating to MKSLYHVLVAEDDPFIRKVLRQTLKDEFEVTTKENGIEAVSWLEEGNPVDIILSDIQMPHMDGKDLIRTLRASPLFQKLPIIILSTFSDSDTRIKFLKLGADDYIVKPFNPIEVKTKIRSLLRRLETQTGDLS from the coding sequence ATGAAATCACTTTACCACGTTCTGGTTGCAGAAGATGATCCGTTTATTCGCAAAGTATTGCGACAAACGCTAAAAGATGAATTTGAAGTAACCACAAAAGAAAACGGGATCGAGGCCGTGAGCTGGCTGGAGGAGGGGAATCCCGTTGATATTATTTTGTCTGACATTCAGATGCCGCACATGGATGGCAAAGACCTGATCCGTACGTTACGGGCTAGTCCGCTTTTTCAGAAACTACCTATTATTATTCTGTCGACATTTTCCGATAGCGATACACGGATTAAATTTCTGAAACTGGGCGCCGACGATTATATCGTCAAGCCATTCAATCCAATAGAGGTTAAAACCAAGATCAGGAGCTTGTTGCGTCGGCTTGAAACACAAACCGGTGACCTGTCTTGA
- a CDS encoding rhamnogalacturonan acetylesterase, protein MHRKRFSILIVLAALCWSAAVPPQRPTLYLIGDSTVKNGGDKGDGGMWGWGHYINDFFDTTRLHIENHAIGGRSSRTFLTEGRWTKIMANLKPGDFVMMQFGHNDAGAINDTSRARGTIRGTGDETQEIDNLLTKKHEIVHSYGWYMRNYVREAKAKGATPIVLSLVPRNVWKNGKVVRSADDYGKWAADIAKAEGACFIDLNGLVAKKYDAVGDSTTLQSTYFMKDHTHTNEAGAKVNAASVIDGLQQLNDCSLTKYIVSRYRK, encoded by the coding sequence ATGCACAGGAAACGATTCTCTATTCTGATTGTACTGGCTGCTTTATGCTGGTCAGCGGCTGTACCACCTCAGCGCCCAACGCTTTACCTCATCGGCGATTCAACCGTTAAAAACGGTGGCGACAAAGGTGATGGAGGTATGTGGGGATGGGGTCACTATATAAACGATTTTTTTGATACAACTCGTCTACATATTGAAAATCATGCCATTGGCGGCCGCAGTAGTCGTACCTTCCTGACAGAAGGACGCTGGACTAAAATCATGGCTAACCTGAAGCCCGGCGATTTTGTGATGATGCAGTTCGGTCATAACGACGCCGGAGCAATCAATGATACGAGTCGTGCCCGTGGGACAATTAGAGGAACGGGCGACGAAACCCAGGAAATCGATAATTTACTGACGAAAAAACACGAGATCGTACACAGCTACGGCTGGTATATGCGGAACTATGTGCGGGAAGCCAAAGCGAAAGGGGCAACGCCAATCGTGCTGTCGTTAGTGCCGCGTAATGTCTGGAAAAATGGCAAAGTAGTGCGATCTGCCGACGATTATGGAAAATGGGCTGCCGATATTGCAAAAGCAGAGGGGGCCTGTTTTATTGATCTGAACGGGCTTGTCGCGAAAAAATACGACGCTGTTGGCGACTCAACGACCTTACAGAGCACCTACTTCATGAAAGATCATACGCACACAAACGAAGCTGGAGCTAAGGTCAATGCGGCCTCTGTAATTGACGGATTGCAGCAACTTAATGACTGTTCACTGACTAAATATATAGTGAGTAGATACCGCAAATAA
- a CDS encoding efflux RND transporter permease subunit: MWISIARGILKLRLFWLSVLILVTIAMGYLGTHLQLSYQIARVLPLSDSTQQHYEDFKRRFGIDGSVMVVGWQDKRWFDLPVYQAWYDMTEQVRKLSGVKDALSTTRLYTIAKKDTTWGINQVVLQRPQSQQEVDSLEKKILSLPFYDGLLVNPEAKSTLMAVSLDEKKLNTKDRLSIVATIRKYGDAFAKKTGVTVHYSGLPSIRTEVTKRVAGEMKLFMALAAAVTGLLVWLLFRSWKVVVISLTVVLMGVCFALGTLSLFGYDITLLTGLIPPLLIVIGVPNCVFLINKYHAELAEHGQKQVALENSIREIGLASFLANVTTAIGFGVFYFTNSRLLVEFGLVAAICVLAVYVICLLMVPIILSYLPVPKIPQQESSQITVWQGILTRIDGWVHHKRPLVYGLIAAITLISALGLPLIRVEGFVVDDLPQNDPVYNDMRFFEAQFKGALPFEVMIDTRKPNGIMAGTGEALYKIRAMERIIGQYPEFSKPRSLVDAIRFAYQSYRGGAPKYYVLPPAMALRDMVAEAPIGTTSSSLTRAYLDSTKQVARVSYQMADIGSIRLKEVLGKLQPRLDSLFRDTSYQVSLTGHSLVFLKSNDYLLGNLYESLGIAILLIALVGMVLFRSVPIILLSKLPCLIPLLVTAGIMGYADIAFKPSTILIFSIAFGLSSDGTVYFLTSYRQQLQRGLAPVAAISAAIHETGVSLIYTALILAGGFSVFAASGFGGTAALGVLVATTVLMACLTNLILLPALLLSLKRYRV, encoded by the coding sequence ATGTGGATTTCAATTGCCCGCGGGATTTTAAAACTGCGGTTATTCTGGCTCAGCGTTCTCATTCTCGTAACGATCGCAATGGGTTATCTGGGCACCCACCTGCAACTTTCCTATCAGATTGCCCGCGTGCTGCCTTTATCAGATAGTACCCAGCAGCATTATGAAGATTTCAAACGACGCTTCGGAATCGATGGGTCTGTGATGGTAGTCGGCTGGCAGGATAAACGCTGGTTTGATTTACCCGTCTATCAGGCCTGGTACGACATGACAGAGCAGGTTCGAAAACTGTCGGGTGTAAAAGACGCCCTGTCGACAACCCGTCTCTACACCATTGCCAAAAAAGATACGACCTGGGGCATCAATCAGGTTGTCCTGCAACGGCCACAGTCGCAACAGGAGGTCGACAGCCTGGAGAAAAAAATCCTTTCCCTGCCCTTCTACGATGGCTTACTCGTTAATCCTGAGGCAAAATCGACCTTGATGGCGGTATCGCTCGACGAAAAAAAACTCAATACCAAAGATCGGCTTTCCATCGTTGCCACGATTCGCAAATACGGTGATGCATTCGCCAAAAAGACCGGAGTTACTGTACATTATTCAGGGTTGCCATCCATCCGAACCGAAGTTACCAAACGGGTAGCGGGGGAGATGAAACTATTTATGGCCCTGGCTGCCGCCGTAACCGGCCTGCTGGTCTGGCTGCTGTTTCGCTCCTGGAAAGTGGTGGTTATCTCGCTCACAGTGGTACTGATGGGCGTCTGTTTTGCGCTGGGCACACTGTCTCTTTTCGGCTATGACATTACGCTGTTAACAGGTCTCATTCCTCCGCTTCTCATCGTCATTGGCGTTCCCAACTGTGTTTTCCTGATCAACAAGTACCACGCCGAACTGGCCGAACATGGCCAGAAACAAGTCGCCCTGGAAAATTCCATTCGTGAAATTGGGCTGGCTTCTTTCCTGGCAAACGTAACAACCGCCATAGGGTTTGGCGTCTTCTACTTCACCAACAGCCGGTTACTGGTCGAATTCGGGTTAGTAGCCGCCATTTGTGTATTAGCGGTTTACGTGATTTGCCTGTTAATGGTGCCGATTATCCTAAGCTATTTGCCCGTCCCTAAAATCCCCCAACAGGAGTCGTCGCAGATTACGGTCTGGCAAGGCATTTTAACGCGTATCGACGGCTGGGTTCATCACAAGCGTCCTTTGGTCTACGGTCTGATTGCGGCTATTACCCTCATCAGCGCCCTGGGGCTCCCCCTGATTCGGGTGGAGGGATTCGTAGTCGATGATCTACCGCAAAACGATCCGGTATACAACGACATGCGTTTTTTTGAAGCGCAGTTTAAAGGCGCATTGCCTTTTGAGGTAATGATCGATACCCGTAAGCCGAATGGAATTATGGCCGGAACTGGTGAGGCTCTCTATAAAATCAGGGCTATGGAACGAATCATTGGGCAGTACCCTGAGTTTTCCAAGCCTCGTTCGCTGGTCGATGCCATTCGCTTTGCGTATCAGTCTTACCGCGGAGGAGCGCCAAAATACTATGTACTGCCCCCCGCTATGGCCCTGCGCGACATGGTAGCGGAGGCTCCTATCGGTACCACTTCGTCGTCGCTGACCCGCGCCTATCTGGACAGCACAAAGCAGGTTGCCAGGGTGAGTTATCAGATGGCCGACATCGGTTCCATCCGACTGAAGGAAGTATTGGGCAAATTACAGCCACGTCTTGATTCGCTCTTCCGCGACACGAGTTATCAGGTAAGCCTGACCGGCCATAGCCTGGTATTTCTGAAAAGTAATGATTACCTGCTGGGGAATCTGTACGAAAGTCTGGGCATTGCCATTCTGCTGATTGCCCTGGTCGGTATGGTCCTCTTCCGATCAGTTCCTATCATTCTGCTGTCGAAACTTCCCTGCCTGATTCCGCTATTGGTAACGGCAGGCATCATGGGTTATGCCGACATTGCCTTCAAACCATCGACCATCCTGATCTTCAGCATTGCGTTTGGACTTTCGTCCGATGGAACGGTTTATTTCCTGACCAGCTACCGGCAGCAACTACAGCGAGGATTAGCCCCGGTTGCGGCTATTTCGGCAGCTATTCACGAAACGGGCGTTAGTCTGATTTATACGGCCCTGATCCTGGCTGGTGGCTTTTCGGTCTTTGCGGCCTCTGGATTTGGTGGTACAGCGGCTCTTGGCGTTCTGGTAGCAACCACCGTACTAATGGCCTGCCTGACGAATCTGATTCTATTACCCGCCCTGTTATTGAGCCTGAAACGGTATCGAGTGTAA
- a CDS encoding response regulator transcription factor, producing the protein MSAKKILIVEDDRRIAQNISRGLQDEGYTTEVVYEGLNGRQAALQPGVDLLILDLNLPGLNGFEVCRSVRAERPTLPIIILSALGEIEDKVEGLALGADDYLVKPFDFRELIARVATCFRRLAVSSSIENEEIWQVANLTVNTTTKEVRRGDTIIDLTAREFALLEFMIRNRGRVLPKADIAETVWSLNFDPGTNVVEVYINYLRRKIDRDFEPKLIHTRPGMGYVLKEERE; encoded by the coding sequence ATGTCAGCCAAAAAAATACTGATCGTTGAAGATGACCGACGTATTGCCCAGAATATAAGCCGGGGACTTCAGGATGAAGGCTACACGACCGAGGTTGTTTATGAAGGGCTCAATGGGCGACAGGCAGCTCTGCAACCGGGCGTCGATCTACTGATTTTAGACCTGAACTTACCGGGTCTAAACGGGTTTGAGGTATGCCGTTCGGTTCGGGCCGAGCGACCGACGCTACCCATCATTATCCTCTCGGCCCTTGGCGAAATCGAAGATAAAGTGGAGGGTCTGGCCCTTGGCGCCGATGATTACCTCGTAAAGCCATTCGATTTCCGGGAGCTCATTGCCCGCGTGGCCACCTGTTTTCGTCGGTTAGCAGTCAGCAGTAGTATCGAGAATGAAGAAATCTGGCAGGTAGCCAATCTGACCGTAAATACTACAACCAAAGAGGTTCGTCGGGGCGACACGATCATTGATCTGACAGCCCGTGAGTTTGCGTTGCTGGAATTCATGATTCGTAACCGGGGGCGGGTATTGCCCAAAGCCGACATTGCAGAAACGGTCTGGAGTCTTAATTTTGATCCGGGTACAAACGTAGTGGAAGTGTACATCAACTACCTACGCCGGAAAATCGACCGGGATTTCGAACCTAAACTCATCCATACCCGACCCGGCATGGGCTATGTTTTAAAGGAAGAACGAGAGTAA
- a CDS encoding sensor histidine kinase — translation MTIRNRIALQFSLIVASILIAFSVLIYFVSDTYRREEFYERLKNKGRTTVRFLVEVNEVDQKLLKIIDRNTLTALFNEKVLVFDARNRLIYSSVDDQVIHYNARLLDDVRQQKEIETYSNDNELIGLLYQQNGRDLVVLASAYDQFGRSKMENLRLTLGWGLLGGLSITIGLGIFFAGQSLRPISRINEQVSAITARNLRQRLDEGNRQDEIARLAINFNDVLQRLEQAFEQQRNFVSHASHELRTPLAALKSEIQLGLRRPLTVPEHEEVLVNLLSDTDRLISLTNSLLFLARTLESIQGVPFQPVRTDDVVFLAKDELLSAKPTYRIEIDYENIPQGETETLVNGNEGLLKQVMLNLFDNACKYSADHTAQVRISTDTQVCRIAVHDHGIGISDEDRQHIFESFYRAPNAMIYDGFGIGLSICARIVDLHQGTLSVESQPNIGSTFTVSLPHV, via the coding sequence ATGACGATCCGCAACCGAATCGCCCTCCAGTTTTCGTTGATTGTCGCGTCCATTCTGATCGCGTTTTCGGTGCTGATTTATTTTGTATCGGACACCTACCGCCGGGAAGAATTCTACGAGCGTCTGAAAAATAAAGGTCGAACAACGGTTCGGTTTCTTGTCGAAGTGAATGAAGTCGACCAGAAGTTGCTCAAAATCATTGACCGCAATACGCTAACGGCCCTGTTCAATGAAAAAGTACTGGTTTTCGACGCCCGCAACCGATTGATTTATAGCAGCGTAGATGATCAGGTCATTCATTACAACGCTCGCTTACTGGACGATGTGCGGCAGCAGAAAGAAATTGAAACATACAGTAATGATAACGAACTGATTGGCTTACTGTATCAACAGAATGGCCGCGATCTGGTGGTGCTGGCATCGGCTTATGATCAGTTCGGGCGAAGTAAGATGGAGAATCTTCGACTCACACTGGGCTGGGGACTTCTGGGTGGCCTGAGTATTACGATTGGCCTGGGCATTTTCTTCGCCGGTCAATCGCTGCGGCCCATCAGCCGGATCAATGAACAGGTATCGGCCATCACGGCCCGGAATCTCCGGCAACGGCTCGACGAAGGTAACCGACAGGATGAAATTGCCCGACTGGCAATCAACTTCAACGATGTACTACAACGATTAGAACAAGCCTTTGAGCAACAGCGAAACTTTGTGTCGCACGCGTCCCACGAGCTTCGAACACCACTGGCTGCCTTAAAATCGGAAATTCAGCTTGGCCTGCGCCGTCCGCTCACGGTGCCGGAGCACGAAGAAGTCCTGGTTAACCTCCTGTCGGATACAGACCGGCTCATTAGCCTCACCAATAGCCTGTTGTTTCTGGCCCGTACGCTGGAGTCGATTCAGGGCGTTCCGTTCCAGCCCGTACGCACCGACGATGTCGTTTTTCTGGCTAAAGACGAACTACTGAGCGCCAAACCAACCTACCGGATCGAGATCGATTACGAGAATATTCCGCAGGGAGAAACGGAAACACTGGTGAATGGCAACGAAGGATTGCTCAAGCAGGTTATGCTGAATCTGTTCGACAATGCCTGCAAATACTCTGCTGATCATACAGCTCAGGTACGTATCAGTACCGACACCCAGGTTTGCCGAATTGCGGTACATGATCATGGAATAGGCATATCCGACGAAGATCGTCAGCATATTTTCGAATCATTTTACCGCGCTCCCAATGCCATGATCTACGATGGTTTTGGCATTGGTTTGTCGATCTGCGCCCGCATTGTTGACCTGCACCAGGGCACACTTTCAGTCGAAAGTCAACCGAATATCGGCAGTACATTTACCGTTTCGCTGCCGCATGTTTGA